Proteins found in one Micromonospora sp. WMMD1082 genomic segment:
- a CDS encoding DUF397 domain-containing protein, producing MSDASGRLVWRKSSESLNGDCVEVASLSEGVAVRDSKNPEGGMLRFSRSGWQAFLRGADQGEFSNL from the coding sequence GTGTCCGACGCTTCCGGACGCCTGGTATGGCGTAAGAGTTCGGAGAGCCTCAACGGAGACTGCGTGGAGGTCGCGTCGCTGAGTGAGGGGGTTGCCGTACGGGACTCGAAGAACCCCGAGGGCGGGATGCTCCGTTTCTCGCGTTCCGGATGGCAAGCCTTCCTCCGGGGTGCCGACCAAGGAGAGTTCAGCAACCTGTGA
- a CDS encoding AAA family ATPase has protein sequence MSVRDCVLIGIEGTHAAGKTTLVHALTAHYRQRGVQVDCTGEPARTSPFIEEIVIHGKGTFDLATEVDLFAQQLSMTLRTARHNKLLICDKTVVNVLAYARMVLPATEASHDADVLDAMAHFCRAWAPTYDAVFYLPDRYPDPADPFRAKVTHLQDQTAEAVRRTHAEVGLTLVEVPGGLGTPERIDWIARRVDPLLAGQPAILRQRDRTTDPPR, from the coding sequence ATGAGCGTCCGGGACTGCGTACTCATCGGAATCGAGGGCACACACGCCGCGGGGAAGACCACCCTGGTACACGCCCTGACCGCCCACTACCGGCAACGCGGAGTACAGGTCGACTGCACCGGCGAGCCGGCCCGCACCAGCCCGTTCATCGAAGAAATCGTCATCCACGGCAAGGGCACCTTCGACCTGGCAACCGAGGTCGACCTGTTCGCGCAACAGCTCTCGATGACACTGCGCACCGCCCGCCACAACAAACTCCTGATCTGCGACAAAACGGTTGTCAACGTGCTCGCCTACGCCCGCATGGTCCTACCCGCCACCGAAGCCAGCCACGACGCCGACGTACTCGACGCGATGGCTCACTTCTGCCGGGCCTGGGCCCCCACGTACGACGCAGTGTTCTACCTCCCGGACCGCTACCCCGACCCTGCCGATCCCTTCCGCGCCAAGGTCACCCACCTGCAAGACCAAACCGCCGAGGCGGTACGGCGAACCCACGCCGAGGTCGGGCTGACACTGGTGGAGGTGCCAGGTGGGCTTGGCACCCCCGAACGCATCGACTGGATCGCCCGGCGGGTCGACCCGCTTCTCGCTGGTCAGCCAGCTATCCTCCGCCAGCGTGACCGCACCACCGACCCACCCCGTTGA
- a CDS encoding helix-turn-helix transcriptional regulator, whose amino-acid sequence MIDPQRVDDARRALGARLAGWRNARGVTQLALARRVPVSRTTIAGVETGRQCPDRVFWQRCESALEAGGELLAGYDDYRRLKQQLDQERVDAAQRARWGEVEDRMPSPGAFGVPAGEAERPLGDVGAVDGADGWGGLTAAVQLAGVVAADGNGVGDEDVVTLAAMSDGRVVSLRVSRRALLELAAGVVTLPAVTAVDVPRSSVVDPAIVDYFAQLRACLVRADDQLGGLTVLSTVEQQIALIAALRRQARGELRDRLVGTQARWSEFAGWLADDLGDRAAGERWLDRAGSLAQEADDQDFWAYVLARKAQRMVRTSDEDRVAALARAALRLPGTPALVRAFAAVQQAHGSVAQGDVTGFQTAIERARSLVSDASPTSGDDSLGSFCTRPYLAAQEGEGWLRLQQADKAIGSFTAAVNEWPERYRRERGVYLSRTAHAYLAASEPGHAATVAAEALTVATTTGSARVRRDVAALARQLEPFRGQRDVRHLLDQLATAG is encoded by the coding sequence GTGATCGATCCGCAGCGGGTGGACGATGCGAGACGGGCGCTGGGCGCGAGGCTCGCGGGGTGGCGGAACGCGCGTGGGGTGACCCAGTTGGCCTTGGCGCGGCGGGTGCCGGTTTCTCGGACCACGATCGCTGGGGTGGAGACTGGGCGGCAGTGCCCGGACCGGGTCTTCTGGCAGCGTTGTGAGTCGGCCCTGGAAGCTGGCGGAGAGTTGCTGGCCGGCTATGACGATTACCGTCGCCTCAAGCAGCAGCTTGATCAAGAGAGAGTGGACGCGGCGCAGCGTGCGCGGTGGGGCGAGGTCGAGGACCGCATGCCTTCGCCTGGTGCTTTTGGTGTTCCGGCTGGTGAGGCGGAAAGGCCGCTGGGCGATGTCGGTGCCGTGGATGGGGCTGACGGCTGGGGTGGTCTGACTGCGGCGGTGCAGCTTGCTGGCGTCGTGGCGGCTGACGGTAACGGCGTCGGCGATGAGGACGTCGTTACCCTTGCGGCAATGTCCGATGGGCGGGTGGTGTCGTTGCGGGTGAGTCGAAGGGCTCTGCTGGAACTCGCCGCCGGGGTGGTGACGCTGCCGGCTGTCACCGCCGTGGACGTGCCTCGTTCGTCGGTTGTCGATCCCGCCATCGTGGACTACTTCGCGCAGCTGCGCGCATGCCTCGTGCGAGCCGACGACCAGCTCGGCGGCCTCACTGTCCTGTCGACAGTCGAGCAGCAGATCGCGCTGATCGCCGCTCTGCGCAGGCAGGCGCGTGGGGAGCTTCGGGACCGGTTGGTCGGCACGCAGGCGCGGTGGAGCGAGTTCGCGGGGTGGCTCGCCGACGACCTGGGAGATCGGGCGGCCGGCGAGCGGTGGCTGGACCGTGCGGGAAGCCTCGCACAGGAGGCCGATGACCAGGACTTCTGGGCCTATGTGCTGGCCCGCAAGGCGCAGCGGATGGTCCGCACCAGTGATGAGGACCGGGTCGCCGCTCTGGCCCGTGCGGCGTTGCGCCTACCTGGTACGCCTGCACTCGTGCGTGCCTTCGCCGCGGTCCAGCAGGCGCATGGCAGCGTCGCTCAGGGAGACGTCACCGGCTTCCAGACGGCGATCGAGCGCGCGCGTTCACTCGTCTCGGACGCCTCACCGACCAGCGGCGATGACTCCCTCGGATCGTTCTGCACCCGCCCCTACCTGGCGGCGCAGGAAGGCGAGGGGTGGCTGCGTCTCCAGCAGGCCGACAAGGCCATCGGAAGTTTCACGGCGGCCGTCAACGAGTGGCCCGAGCGTTACCGGCGCGAGCGGGGTGTATACCTCTCCCGCACCGCGCACGCGTACCTAGCGGCCTCGGAGCCCGGCCACGCCGCCACGGTAGCCGCTGAAGCGTTGACGGTGGCGACCACCACGGGCTCGGCGCGGGTCCGCCGCGACGTCGCCGCCCTGGCCCGGCAGCTCGAACCCTTCCGCGGCCAACGGGATGTACGACATCTGCTCGACCAGCTGGCCACGGCCGGATGA
- the lexA gene encoding transcriptional repressor LexA, which translates to MTAPDVPPGPVSLTDRQRQILAVIRAWVQRHGYPPTVREIGAAVGLGSPSSVAHHLKTLAHHGLIRRAPGGPRAVDARPLVDDDDPPVKSEAQRGALVPLLGAIAAGTPILAEEHVEEMLALPAELVGRGTLFALRVRGDSMIDAAITDGDIIVVRQQPVADNGDLVAAMIDGEATVKQYRTRDGRIELVPRNPRYPVLPGAHATILGKVVCILHRP; encoded by the coding sequence ATGACCGCTCCTGATGTGCCGCCCGGTCCGGTGTCGTTGACTGACCGGCAGCGGCAGATCCTCGCCGTGATCCGTGCCTGGGTGCAGCGGCATGGCTACCCGCCGACGGTGCGGGAGATCGGCGCGGCCGTCGGACTTGGGTCCCCCTCGTCGGTGGCGCATCACCTGAAGACCCTCGCGCATCACGGCCTGATCCGGCGGGCTCCTGGCGGGCCGCGCGCGGTCGACGCCCGCCCTCTGGTCGACGACGATGACCCGCCGGTGAAGTCAGAAGCCCAGCGCGGGGCGCTTGTGCCGCTGTTGGGAGCCATCGCCGCCGGCACGCCGATCCTTGCCGAGGAGCACGTCGAGGAGATGCTTGCCCTACCCGCCGAGCTGGTCGGCCGGGGCACGCTGTTCGCGCTGCGGGTACGAGGCGACTCCATGATCGACGCAGCCATCACCGACGGCGACATCATCGTGGTCCGTCAACAGCCGGTCGCCGACAACGGCGACCTCGTCGCCGCCATGATCGACGGGGAAGCCACCGTCAAGCAGTACCGAACCCGCGACGGCCGCATCGAACTTGTGCCCCGCAACCCGCGCTACCCAGTACTGCCCGGCGCTCACGCGACGATCCTCGGCAAGGTCGTCTGCATCCTGCACCGCCCGTGA
- a CDS encoding NUDIX domain-containing protein, whose protein sequence is MTAPPTHPVDVLLLLTDADHVLLALRDGTGYADGQWNLPSGKLEPDEDAISAVIREAREEVDLRLSPDELRLVTTVHHRNPSGHARVGLVFTATHNPRQQGEPINAEPHKCAKIEWFPTSLLPMNTYPYTTACVQAFRDGRPLALDGWP, encoded by the coding sequence GTGACCGCACCACCGACCCACCCCGTTGACGTACTACTCCTGCTCACCGACGCCGACCACGTCCTCCTCGCACTCCGCGACGGCACCGGCTACGCCGACGGACAATGGAACCTGCCCAGCGGCAAACTCGAACCCGACGAGGACGCGATCAGCGCCGTTATCCGCGAGGCCCGCGAAGAAGTCGACTTGCGGCTCTCCCCGGACGAACTACGGCTCGTCACCACGGTGCACCACCGCAACCCCTCCGGACACGCCCGCGTCGGCCTCGTCTTCACCGCCACCCACAACCCTCGCCAGCAGGGCGAACCTATCAATGCGGAACCACACAAATGCGCCAAGATCGAATGGTTCCCGACATCGCTGCTGCCCATGAACACCTACCCGTACACCACAGCCTGCGTCCAAGCCTTCCGCGACGGCCGACCCCTCGCTCTGGACGGCTGGCCATAA
- a CDS encoding ribokinase, whose protein sequence is MPRVAVVGRANIDITVRIPGPPVPGRTTFASSPATTTAGGKSLNQALAASRTGVHASLIANAGDDHWGAFLYRTLTDATVDVSGFHLVPSAPTGIALIEVDPDGENRIILARTPNTELTGEQVSSRLAGPRASVVVTQLDLPPDAVDAVFRHHRAPMLIGNLVPHPTLGPAALAPLDLFVANEAEAAAILGRHHDDPTVAARELRELGPSAAVVTAGPRGAAYSDAHDTALVPAHHVTAINTSGAGDTFLGTLAARLAHQIPLSHAVADGVAAATTFVSSGVQR, encoded by the coding sequence GTGCCGCGTGTCGCCGTCGTGGGCCGCGCCAACATCGACATCACTGTGCGGATCCCCGGGCCGCCGGTTCCTGGCCGCACGACGTTCGCCTCGTCGCCGGCGACGACCACCGCCGGCGGCAAGAGCCTCAACCAGGCCCTGGCCGCCAGCCGGACGGGCGTGCACGCCAGCCTGATCGCCAACGCCGGCGACGACCACTGGGGCGCCTTCCTGTACCGAACCCTTACCGACGCGACCGTTGACGTGTCCGGCTTCCACCTCGTGCCGTCGGCGCCGACCGGAATCGCGCTCATCGAAGTCGACCCGGACGGCGAGAACCGCATCATCCTTGCGCGGACCCCGAACACCGAACTCACCGGCGAGCAGGTAAGCAGCAGACTCGCAGGGCCGCGCGCGTCGGTCGTGGTGACCCAACTCGATCTCCCGCCCGACGCCGTCGACGCCGTCTTCCGACACCACCGTGCACCGATGCTCATCGGCAACCTGGTACCGCATCCCACGCTCGGACCAGCTGCGTTGGCCCCACTGGACCTGTTCGTGGCGAACGAAGCCGAGGCAGCGGCGATACTCGGCCGCCACCACGACGACCCGACGGTCGCCGCACGGGAACTCCGCGAACTGGGCCCCAGCGCAGCTGTGGTGACCGCAGGCCCACGGGGTGCCGCCTACAGCGACGCCCACGACACCGCGCTCGTGCCCGCACACCACGTCACCGCGATCAACACCAGCGGAGCAGGCGACACCTTCCTCGGCACTCTCGCCGCGCGGCTCGCTCACCAGATCCCGCTCTCCCACGCGGTCGCCGACGGAGTGGCCGCCGCGACGACCTTCGTGAGCAGCGGCGTGCAGCGGTAG
- a CDS encoding DUF397 domain-containing protein: MIDFSRAVWRKSTRTQQSGQCVEVARVGEVIGVRDSKDPDGPVLAFTTGEFAAFLDGAAKGEFDDLV, from the coding sequence ATGATCGACTTCAGCCGTGCCGTCTGGCGCAAGAGCACCAGAACCCAGCAGAGTGGCCAATGCGTCGAGGTGGCGAGGGTTGGTGAGGTGATCGGTGTGCGGGACTCCAAGGACCCGGACGGTCCCGTGCTGGCGTTCACGACCGGAGAGTTCGCCGCGTTTCTCGACGGAGCAGCCAAGGGAGAGTTCGACGACCTGGTCTAG
- a CDS encoding NUDIX hydrolase has protein sequence MITKPTVAALAIISTAAGEVVFVRQQRGPYAGWLLLPGGKIEFGESAQDAARREAVEEAGFEAGELTLTGMYEIRAENGSYHFLMFAFHAGTATQVTAGGHHVDGVLQAAVDDVQPHPTVMQILNDAGVAHYPARDIKAGLRRHGILMRGHLTATAGTPT, from the coding sequence GTGATTACGAAGCCGACCGTCGCCGCGCTGGCGATCATTTCCACCGCTGCTGGTGAGGTGGTGTTCGTCCGGCAGCAGCGCGGCCCGTACGCGGGATGGCTACTGCTGCCCGGCGGCAAGATCGAGTTCGGAGAGTCGGCGCAGGACGCAGCCCGCCGGGAAGCGGTGGAAGAAGCCGGCTTCGAGGCCGGCGAGCTGACACTGACCGGGATGTACGAGATTCGCGCCGAGAACGGCTCATACCACTTCCTGATGTTCGCCTTCCACGCCGGCACCGCGACCCAAGTGACGGCCGGCGGGCATCACGTGGACGGCGTGCTCCAGGCAGCGGTCGACGACGTGCAACCGCATCCGACGGTGATGCAGATCCTCAACGACGCGGGTGTTGCCCACTACCCCGCACGGGACATCAAGGCAGGACTGCGCCGACACGGAATCCTGATGCGCGGGCATCTGACCGCAACTGCGGGCACCCCAACCTGA
- a CDS encoding helix-turn-helix transcriptional regulator: MDDRTALATRLRELREDAGLSTTRLAAALGWSQSKVSKIENRRTKPSVDDVRSWSAATGATAEVTAELTNAAESIQVASIIWDRTLTGGRAAHQRRIGRTLAEATRVQVFQHAAVPGLLQTAEYARSVLALADVFGVSDTTRAAAARVERQTALYEKGRQFDFLITEAALRFRPVPHDALAAQYDKILSVGTLPTVSLSILPTGARPSAVHAHPFVIYTLPDGSQLTTIETYTRELTLTDPEEIRVYSQVYDSLLADSATGKQARQLLETMRAEALDSAESQAR; the protein is encoded by the coding sequence GTGGACGACCGAACGGCGCTCGCGACCAGGCTGCGTGAACTCCGAGAGGACGCAGGTCTGTCGACCACGCGACTCGCCGCCGCCCTGGGCTGGTCACAGTCAAAGGTATCGAAGATCGAAAACCGTCGCACGAAACCGTCCGTCGACGACGTCCGGTCATGGTCCGCAGCGACGGGCGCCACCGCCGAAGTCACCGCCGAACTGACGAACGCCGCGGAGTCCATCCAGGTCGCATCGATCATCTGGGACCGGACGCTGACCGGCGGCCGGGCCGCGCACCAACGCCGGATCGGCCGGACCCTCGCCGAGGCAACCCGGGTGCAGGTCTTCCAGCACGCCGCAGTACCCGGACTCCTTCAGACCGCGGAGTACGCCCGCAGCGTCCTCGCCCTCGCCGACGTGTTCGGCGTCAGCGACACCACGCGGGCAGCAGCCGCCCGGGTCGAACGGCAGACAGCCCTCTACGAAAAGGGCCGACAGTTCGACTTCCTCATCACCGAAGCCGCGCTGCGGTTCCGCCCCGTACCCCACGACGCGCTCGCCGCCCAATACGACAAGATCCTGTCAGTCGGCACGCTACCGACCGTGAGCCTGTCAATCCTGCCGACCGGCGCCCGCCCCTCAGCGGTACACGCCCATCCCTTCGTGATCTACACCCTGCCCGACGGCTCCCAACTCACCACGATCGAGACCTACACCCGCGAACTGACCCTCACCGACCCCGAAGAGATCCGCGTCTACTCACAGGTATACGACTCGCTCCTCGCAGACTCCGCGACCGGCAAACAGGCCCGCCAACTGCTGGAAACGATGCGGGCCGAAGCCCTGGACTCAGCGGAGTCGCAGGCCCGGTGA
- a CDS encoding DUF6879 family protein produces MAAERDNLMQMGELQRRLSTAERSVFRLETLPAYSAAGEVDLLRDFHAGHPLPPRTPETDPWLRMVADSVQAGTRWSRVHVLHRPLSDYLRFELLGYHGNVAAGEDVRIADRATAPAALGPLRQDFWLLDDEFGVIIEYDGEGRRLAMTPTRDVGSLIEQRDLAMTHSIPLRDYLPTVQDELRRSW; encoded by the coding sequence GTGGCGGCAGAACGGGACAACCTGATGCAGATGGGCGAACTACAACGCAGGCTGAGCACGGCCGAGCGGTCCGTGTTTCGGCTCGAAACGCTGCCCGCGTACAGCGCGGCGGGCGAGGTCGACCTGCTGCGCGACTTCCACGCGGGACACCCGCTGCCACCCCGCACACCCGAAACCGATCCCTGGCTACGGATGGTGGCCGACAGCGTGCAGGCCGGCACACGTTGGAGTCGTGTCCACGTCCTACACCGCCCGCTATCGGACTACCTGCGCTTCGAACTGCTGGGCTATCACGGCAACGTCGCTGCCGGCGAGGACGTTCGGATCGCGGACCGGGCGACGGCCCCCGCAGCACTGGGCCCGCTGAGGCAGGACTTCTGGCTCCTCGATGACGAGTTCGGCGTGATCATCGAGTACGACGGGGAGGGCCGGCGTCTCGCCATGACGCCCACCAGAGATGTCGGGAGCCTCATCGAACAACGGGACCTCGCGATGACGCACTCGATCCCACTTCGGGACTACCTGCCGACAGTTCAGGACGAGTTGCGTAGATCCTGGTGA
- a CDS encoding helix-turn-helix transcriptional regulator, producing the protein MPNWPTLRRRRLARELSKLRESIDMTIEEAAASAGISPSHLSRVERALVGVRVPAVRALLQTYGANASTMADLLDVAQASTQRGWWHRYAGSIPDEYATYIGFESDATRIWNFELISIPGLLQTEGYTRSSLHGGVARLTEEEIERRIEIRLRRQALLHRDNPPALWVVLDEAAIRRQVGGAATMAEQMNHLATIAALPHVDVQIVPFGAGAHPGAPGGFVILGFTDPADREVVYIETMAGDLYPEGDAEVQSVTQAFDRLRAMALSPDDSASMIRDVARELS; encoded by the coding sequence GTGCCAAACTGGCCTACCTTGAGACGCAGACGGCTCGCGCGAGAGCTGAGCAAATTGCGTGAGTCCATCGACATGACGATCGAGGAAGCTGCGGCGAGCGCGGGGATCTCCCCGTCGCACCTCTCGCGGGTGGAGCGTGCGCTCGTGGGCGTTCGGGTGCCGGCGGTGCGGGCGTTGCTGCAGACCTACGGCGCGAACGCCTCGACCATGGCAGACCTACTCGACGTGGCCCAGGCGTCCACACAGCGTGGATGGTGGCATCGGTACGCGGGAAGCATCCCCGACGAGTACGCGACCTACATCGGATTCGAGTCCGATGCCACCAGGATCTGGAACTTCGAGCTGATCTCGATCCCCGGCCTGTTACAGACCGAGGGATACACCCGATCGAGCCTGCACGGCGGCGTCGCTCGCCTCACCGAAGAGGAGATCGAGCGGCGAATCGAGATTCGCCTGCGTCGACAGGCGCTGCTGCACCGCGATAATCCACCAGCGCTGTGGGTCGTTCTCGACGAGGCCGCGATCCGTCGGCAGGTCGGCGGTGCGGCAACGATGGCCGAGCAGATGAACCATCTCGCCACCATCGCGGCCCTGCCGCACGTAGACGTTCAGATCGTGCCGTTCGGAGCGGGCGCCCATCCCGGCGCCCCCGGAGGCTTCGTGATCCTCGGGTTCACCGACCCCGCCGACCGCGAGGTCGTCTACATCGAGACGATGGCCGGTGATCTCTACCCTGAAGGCGACGCCGAGGTACAGAGCGTGACCCAGGCGTTCGACCGGCTGAGGGCGATGGCGCTCAGCCCGGATGACTCCGCATCGATGATCCGGGACGTGGCAAGGGAGCTTTCATGA
- a CDS encoding radical SAM protein, with protein sequence MPAMPSVAPEQTGPVTFTAGHHFTARDASIEELVRAAKVPLSVILQVTKRCNFDCSFCSETLQLPDPTLPQLDTIRRNLAGVSRVFLSGGEPLLRRDFGEIVDMYTGDFIVGVPTNATRGLQHARSMVGKVAFVNVGLEGPRSTTNRVRGDYDEVMAGVRGFLEAGLPLSLSAVVYRSTLHALPFTYQIADVIGAGKLKLILPLRKGNALDLEENEFISLEEAGQTFDRLTEARAVHDWRPALRMTTWTPDTEGHMILVEVTGKASAWPVYDAPDLLEPLGNLLDEPVSEIWARYRFKRNHFAKYLGASIRTVSNAGAAGSGGHARA encoded by the coding sequence ATGCCCGCTATGCCGTCCGTCGCGCCTGAGCAGACGGGTCCGGTCACCTTCACCGCTGGACATCACTTCACCGCGCGTGACGCGTCGATCGAGGAGTTGGTGAGGGCGGCGAAGGTTCCCCTGTCGGTGATCCTGCAGGTGACGAAACGGTGCAACTTCGACTGCTCGTTCTGCTCCGAGACTCTCCAACTCCCGGATCCGACGCTGCCCCAGTTGGACACCATCCGCCGGAATCTGGCGGGTGTGTCGCGGGTGTTCCTGTCCGGCGGTGAACCGCTGCTCCGACGGGATTTCGGAGAAATCGTGGACATGTACACCGGGGACTTCATCGTCGGTGTGCCGACCAACGCCACCCGGGGGTTGCAGCACGCGAGGTCGATGGTGGGGAAGGTCGCGTTCGTCAACGTGGGCTTGGAGGGGCCGCGGTCGACCACCAACCGGGTTCGCGGCGACTACGACGAGGTGATGGCAGGCGTTCGGGGGTTCCTGGAGGCGGGCTTGCCGCTGTCGCTGTCGGCCGTGGTGTACCGGTCGACGCTGCACGCGTTGCCGTTCACCTATCAGATCGCGGACGTCATCGGCGCGGGCAAGCTGAAACTGATCCTGCCACTGCGCAAGGGCAACGCCCTGGATCTGGAGGAGAACGAGTTCATCAGCCTGGAGGAGGCTGGGCAGACCTTCGATCGGCTGACCGAGGCGCGGGCAGTGCACGACTGGCGGCCGGCGCTGCGGATGACGACGTGGACCCCGGACACCGAGGGACACATGATCCTGGTGGAGGTGACCGGCAAGGCGAGCGCATGGCCGGTGTACGACGCTCCGGACCTGCTGGAGCCTCTCGGCAACCTCCTAGACGAGCCGGTGTCGGAGATCTGGGCGCGGTACCGGTTCAAGCGCAACCACTTCGCCAAGTATCTCGGTGCCAGCATCCGTACCGTGTCCAACGCCGGCGCGGCCGGGTCGGGTGGGCATGCCCGTGCGTGA
- a CDS encoding helix-turn-helix transcriptional regulator, with translation MPPVPRRFGTAGGITPTDIAEARKELGRHLAQWRAVAGLRQVDLAKLIRYSRSQIANVEVGRDNTTRVFWRNADAALGARGALLAMSDRVRALVQDFQAQRDHARDQGRQQAGTSAPPIPPVVPCPVACGCGLAVVGRWTTREVRALREALRMSLRAFSEHLDMTIAAVSSWEHRSTPALDEQSVLDQALTTADSHAKARFWLLLDNPEDPIPGAHDHPATTRRPTATPIHHANRIRPAS, from the coding sequence ATGCCGCCGGTGCCGCGCCGCTTCGGCACGGCAGGTGGAATCACCCCCACCGACATAGCCGAAGCGCGCAAAGAACTTGGCCGGCACCTGGCCCAGTGGCGTGCCGTCGCCGGGCTGCGACAGGTCGATCTTGCCAAGCTCATTCGCTACTCCCGAAGCCAGATCGCTAACGTCGAAGTCGGCCGGGACAACACCACCCGCGTCTTCTGGCGCAACGCCGACGCTGCCCTGGGCGCACGGGGAGCACTGCTGGCCATGTCGGACCGGGTCCGGGCACTCGTACAGGACTTCCAAGCACAACGAGATCACGCACGTGACCAGGGACGCCAGCAGGCCGGGACATCAGCCCCGCCCATCCCTCCAGTGGTGCCCTGTCCGGTGGCGTGCGGGTGCGGGCTGGCCGTCGTCGGCCGGTGGACCACACGGGAGGTCCGCGCGTTACGCGAAGCGCTACGAATGAGCCTGCGCGCGTTTTCCGAACACCTCGACATGACCATCGCAGCCGTTTCCAGCTGGGAGCACCGGAGCACCCCTGCGCTCGATGAGCAGTCGGTGCTGGACCAGGCCCTCACCACCGCCGACAGCCACGCCAAAGCCCGCTTCTGGCTACTTCTCGACAACCCCGAAGACCCCATTCCCGGCGCACATGACCACCCGGCTACCACCCGCAGGCCTACCGCCACCCCGATCCACCACGCGAACCGCATACGCCCAGCGTCCTGA